The following proteins come from a genomic window of Bradyrhizobium paxllaeri:
- a CDS encoding DUF6665 family protein, with protein MTLDLLRSAHATLDYEIAQERASAFGRLGRRLEAALAALAECPRTENSDRKIRDALVEQAGYALWLFVVQREACGLNKISQVLRDYGVPNEVYVRMGPLATPSIQPTKTMEVKAASAPMF; from the coding sequence ATGACGTTGGACTTACTTCGTTCTGCACACGCAACGCTCGACTATGAGATCGCCCAGGAGAGGGCGTCGGCGTTCGGACGGCTTGGGCGGCGGCTCGAGGCCGCGCTGGCGGCGCTTGCCGAATGTCCGCGTACGGAAAATTCCGATCGAAAAATCCGCGATGCTCTCGTCGAACAGGCCGGCTATGCGCTCTGGCTCTTCGTCGTGCAACGCGAGGCCTGCGGTCTCAACAAGATCTCCCAGGTGCTGCGGGATTACGGGGTGCCGAACGAGGTGTATGTCCGCATGGGGCCGTTGGCCACGCCGAGCATCCAGCCGACGAAGACCATGGAGGTCAAGGCCGCGTCGGCGCCAATGTTCTGA
- a CDS encoding lysine-2,3-aminomutase-like protein, which translates to MNRIDPKLSATLRQPADLVERGLAKTADLADLERVAARYAIAVTPELANLIDTENPDDPIARQFIPSALELVSAPGENADPIGDDAHSPVSGIVHRYPDRVLFKLVHVCAVYCRFCFRREMVGPGKATALSDAAYRDALNYIREHTEIWEVILTGGDPLMLSPRRLAEIMADLAVIDHVKIVRIHTRVPVAAPARIDGDMIKALRVDGATTWIAVHANHPRELSGEARTACARLADAGIPLVSQTVLLRGVNDDTATLEALMRAFVENRIKPYYLHHGDLAPGTAHLRTTIAEGQELMRHLRGRVSGLCQPEYVLDVPGGHGKAPVGPNYLSHASSSESELSSEAQYRIVDYCGDVHLYPPKP; encoded by the coding sequence ATGAACAGGATCGATCCGAAATTGTCGGCAACGCTGCGGCAGCCCGCCGATCTCGTCGAGCGCGGACTGGCGAAGACCGCGGATCTCGCCGACCTCGAACGCGTCGCCGCGCGCTATGCGATTGCGGTGACGCCTGAACTCGCCAACCTGATCGACACGGAAAATCCGGATGATCCGATCGCGCGGCAGTTCATCCCGAGCGCGCTCGAACTGGTGAGCGCGCCGGGCGAAAATGCCGATCCGATCGGCGACGACGCGCATTCGCCGGTTAGCGGCATCGTCCACCGCTATCCCGATCGCGTGCTGTTCAAGCTGGTGCATGTCTGCGCGGTGTATTGCCGCTTCTGCTTCCGCCGCGAGATGGTCGGGCCGGGCAAGGCAACCGCGCTGTCGGATGCGGCCTATCGCGACGCACTAAACTATATCCGCGAGCACACGGAAATCTGGGAAGTCATCCTGACCGGCGGCGACCCCTTGATGCTGTCGCCGCGGCGGCTGGCCGAAATCATGGCTGACCTCGCCGTCATCGATCACGTTAAAATTGTTCGCATCCACACCCGCGTGCCGGTGGCGGCCCCTGCGCGCATCGATGGCGACATGATCAAAGCGTTGCGGGTTGACGGCGCGACGACCTGGATCGCCGTTCACGCCAATCACCCGCGTGAACTATCGGGCGAAGCGCGAACCGCTTGCGCGCGGCTCGCCGATGCCGGCATTCCGCTGGTGAGCCAGACGGTGCTGCTTCGCGGCGTCAATGACGATACGGCGACGCTGGAAGCGCTGATGCGCGCTTTTGTCGAAAATCGAATCAAGCCCTATTACCTGCATCATGGCGATCTGGCGCCGGGGACGGCGCATCTGCGCACCACGATCGCAGAGGGGCAGGAACTGATGCGCCATTTGCGTGGCCGCGTCTCGGGCCTGTGCCAGCCGGAATATGTGCTCGATGTTCCCGGCGGCCACGGAAAGGCGCCGGTTGGACCGAATTATTTGTCGCATGCAAGTTCCAGTGAATCTGAACTATCTTCCGAAGCGCAGTATCGTATCGTCGACTATTGCGGCGACGTTCACCTCTATCCGCCCAAGCCGTGA
- a CDS encoding MFS transporter, which yields MKSRPYRAQFMAYVLAMMADNIEHVISYWVVFQKFHSPALAGFAVLSHWLPFLFFSVAVGGLADRFDPRRIIQCGMLLFIVASAGWGVFFISDTLEMWHAMLLLVIHGCAGVLWQTPNQLLLYDIVGPTDLPSAVRMNATARYLGILVGPAVGGVIMLTLGPSHGIIFNTLFYLPMLLWLFWAPVRDMSLAARRLAVRGLADIVQTIRDIGNHRVLTRMTLLAGVTSFMIGNAYHAQMPGFAGELGHGDPGVAYSVLLAADAAGALLAGIVLEAWGRLKVTPRTAIVLAILWSLSLLAFASVGIYALAIVLLFAAGFFELSFNTMAQALVQINAPTDIRGRVVGLFNMAGLGMRAFSGITVGLLGAAIGIHWSLGLSAAVLLAFLLILYRRAAKHG from the coding sequence ATGAAGTCGCGGCCCTATCGCGCGCAGTTCATGGCCTACGTGCTGGCCATGATGGCCGACAATATCGAGCATGTGATCAGCTATTGGGTGGTGTTCCAGAAATTCCATTCGCCAGCGCTGGCGGGCTTCGCGGTGCTGTCGCACTGGCTTCCCTTCCTGTTCTTCTCCGTTGCCGTGGGCGGGTTGGCTGATAGGTTCGACCCGCGCCGCATCATCCAGTGCGGCATGCTGCTGTTCATCGTCGCCTCGGCGGGATGGGGCGTTTTCTTCATCTCCGATACGCTCGAGATGTGGCACGCGATGCTGCTTCTTGTTATCCACGGCTGCGCCGGTGTGCTGTGGCAGACGCCGAACCAGTTGCTGCTCTACGACATCGTCGGCCCAACCGATCTGCCGAGCGCGGTGCGGATGAACGCGACGGCGCGCTATCTGGGCATCCTGGTCGGTCCGGCCGTGGGCGGCGTCATCATGCTGACGCTGGGCCCATCCCACGGCATCATTTTCAACACGCTGTTCTATTTGCCGATGCTGCTATGGCTGTTCTGGGCGCCGGTTCGCGACATGAGCCTCGCGGCGCGTCGCCTCGCCGTGCGCGGCCTTGCCGATATCGTGCAGACCATCCGCGACATCGGCAACCACCGGGTCTTGACCAGGATGACGCTACTCGCCGGGGTGACCTCCTTCATGATCGGCAATGCCTACCACGCCCAGATGCCGGGCTTCGCCGGCGAACTCGGGCATGGCGACCCCGGTGTCGCCTACAGCGTGCTGCTGGCCGCCGACGCCGCCGGCGCGCTGCTTGCGGGCATCGTTCTGGAAGCGTGGGGACGGCTCAAGGTGACGCCGCGGACCGCCATCGTGCTCGCCATTCTCTGGAGCCTGTCCCTGCTCGCGTTCGCCTCCGTCGGGATTTACGCGCTTGCGATCGTATTGCTGTTTGCCGCGGGGTTCTTCGAGCTGTCGTTCAACACGATGGCGCAGGCCCTGGTCCAGATAAATGCGCCGACCGACATTCGTGGCCGCGTCGTCGGCCTGTTCAACATGGCCGGGCTCGGCATGCGCGCCTTCAGCGGGATTACCGTGGGCCTGCTAGGTGCTGCGATCGGCATTCACTGGTCGCTCGGCCTGTCGGCCGCCGTGCTGCTGGCCTTCCTGCTCATCCTGTATCGCCGCGCGGCAAAGCACGGCTGA